The genomic stretch CGGCACCCTGTCCGCGGGGGCCTCGAAGCTGGCGGAGTCCGCCACCACGCTGGCCACCGGCGCCGACGGCGTCTCAGCCGGGGCCGCCGCCACCCAGGAACAGCTGGCCGCACTGATCGCCGGCGTCCAGGGCATGCCGGCCGGAACGCCTGCGAGCGCCGTGCTGGAGAACCTCAAGGCGCTGCAGGAACAGGCCGTCACGCCCCTGGCACAAGGCGCGCAGCAGCTTGCCGCCGGCGCCACGCAGCTGTCCACCGACGGCGCCGCCCCCCTGGCGGAGGGCGCAGGCCAGCTGGCCGCAGGCGCCACATCGCTATCCTCCGGGGTGGACACGCTCGCCGGCGGAGTTTCCGATGCCGCGGCAGGTGCCGCCAAGGTGTCCGAAGGTGCCGCAGCCGTCAATACGGGTGCCTCGGCCCTGTCTGACGGGGCCAAGGCCGCCTCCGCCGGTGCCGCGGACCTCGCAGCCGGTGCCGGGAAGCTCTCCGGCGGTGCCGCCGAGCTGGCCGCAGGAGCCGGGACCGCCAAGACCGGGGCGCAGTCCCTGGCCGAAGGTGCGGGCACCCTCAGCAGCGGAACGTCCGAACTGGCCGACGGCACGGGCAAGCTGCTTGCCGGCGGCACCACGTTGGCCGACGGGGCCGACAAGCTGTCCACCGGCAGCCACGAGCTGACGGACAAGTTGGCCGAGGGCGGCGCCGCCGTCCCCAACGACCCGGCAGAACTGCAGGCACAAAAGTCCGCCGTGCTGGCCAACCCGGTTGCCGTGGACCAGCAGTGGGCCAACGAGTCCGGCAGCTTTGGCGAGGGCTTTGCCCCGTTCTTCATCGCCCTGGCCACCTTCGTGGGCGCCCTCATCTCCTGGCTGCTGCTGCGGGCACTGCCCACACGCGCCCTGGCCGCGGGTGCCACCGGCATCCGCGCCGTGCTCACCGGCCTGCTGCCGGCGCTGGCCATAGGCCTGGGCCAGGTGCTCATCATGGTGGCCGTGCTGTTGTGGGGCCTGGACATGAAGCCTGCCTACCCCGTGGCCATGGCCGGGTTCATCTACCTGACCACTGTGGCATTCCTGGCCCTGCAGCAGATGTTCATCATCGTGTTTGGCACGGCGGCCGGCCGTGTGGTGTCGCTGGTGCTGCTGATGCTGCAGCTGAGTTCCTCGGGCGGCACCTACCCCGTGGAGACCACTCCCGGGTTCTTCCAGGCGCTGCACCCCTTCATGCCGGCCAGCTATGTGGTCAGCGGGCTTAGGGAGTTGATGACTGGTGGAATAGACTCCCGGTTGTGGACATCGGTGGTGTTCCTGGCCGTCATGGCGGTGGCATCCGTTGCCATCAGCGCCTTCAGTGCCGGACGCCAACGGGTGTTCACCATCAAGCGCCTGCATCCCGAACTGGAAATGTAGGCTCCCGGCCGGATGCCGGCCCGCCGCGCGCAGCCAACAGCGCGGGGCGGGCCGTCCGCCGTCGTCCCTGTCTTTGAAGATTCCCTGCCCCGCCACAACCCAAGGAGCCCCGTGCCTCGCATCTCGCCCACCAAACAGGCCATTCTGGCCGCCGCCCTGGAGCTCGGCGCGCAGCACGGGATTTCCGGGACCACCATGGATGAGGTGGCGGAGTGGGCCGGGGTGGCGAAGGGCAGCGTCTACTACAATTTTTCCTCCAAGGACAAGCTCTTTGAGGAGCTGTTGACGGCGGGGGTGGGGCAGTTGTCGGACACGCTGCGGGCGGCCCGTGAATCGGCGGCCGGCTTTGGTGCGGTGGAGGCAATGGTGCGCGGCATGCTGGCACTGATCGCGGAGAACCAGGCCCTGGCCAAGCTCATGGCGGCGGAGATTTTCCGCACGGACCGGGTGTGGCAGAACGCCGTGCAGGTGCTGCGGCGCGAGGCCGTGGGCGAGATCGCCGGCGCTCTGGAGCCGCTGGTTCCTGCCGGCACCGGTGAGGGCGCACGGCTGTTGATGGCCGGCGGCATTTTTGGCGCCACCCTGGTGGGCGGGCTGGAATGGCTGTTGTTCACCCCCGACACCCCGGCCGGCGACGTCGCCGCAGCCATCCTCTTCACGTTCTCCGGAGCCCTCGCCTCCTGACCCCACCCCCCGGCCAACCCGGGGTTCCCCAACGATCCTGTC from Arthrobacter stackebrandtii encodes the following:
- a CDS encoding TetR/AcrR family transcriptional regulator, with translation MPRISPTKQAILAAALELGAQHGISGTTMDEVAEWAGVAKGSVYYNFSSKDKLFEELLTAGVGQLSDTLRAARESAAGFGAVEAMVRGMLALIAENQALAKLMAAEIFRTDRVWQNAVQVLRREAVGEIAGALEPLVPAGTGEGARLLMAGGIFGATLVGGLEWLLFTPDTPAGDVAAAILFTFSGALAS
- a CDS encoding YhgE/Pip family protein, producing the protein MIAFLSSGTELRRFRRGKLPKIAVAVMLFIPLIYGALYLWAFQAPDKHMNELPVALVNADAGAQRDGTAVHAGDDLASELMAGMDLKWVETDATTAAAGVADGSYYFALTIPSDFSANAVSVGTDTPAQTKLDVEFNDSNNFLSSVLGKQAMAQVQDAVATQLGEQTSSALLLGLHDAGAGLRAAADGSAKVTSGIDAAKAGAGELVVGMNDLATGSLTLKDGAWQLSQGASSLSAGVGSLAEGAGTLNTGASALAGGATSLADGVASLDSGAASLAEGTGTLAAGSSELSTALNNAVPGAQQLKEGAASLSGSAGTLSAGASKLAESATTLATGADGVSAGAAATQEQLAALIAGVQGMPAGTPASAVLENLKALQEQAVTPLAQGAQQLAAGATQLSTDGAAPLAEGAGQLAAGATSLSSGVDTLAGGVSDAAAGAAKVSEGAAAVNTGASALSDGAKAASAGAADLAAGAGKLSGGAAELAAGAGTAKTGAQSLAEGAGTLSSGTSELADGTGKLLAGGTTLADGADKLSTGSHELTDKLAEGGAAVPNDPAELQAQKSAVLANPVAVDQQWANESGSFGEGFAPFFIALATFVGALISWLLLRALPTRALAAGATGIRAVLTGLLPALAIGLGQVLIMVAVLLWGLDMKPAYPVAMAGFIYLTTVAFLALQQMFIIVFGTAAGRVVSLVLLMLQLSSSGGTYPVETTPGFFQALHPFMPASYVVSGLRELMTGGIDSRLWTSVVFLAVMAVASVAISAFSAGRQRVFTIKRLHPELEM